A genome region from Alicyclobacillus acidocaldarius subsp. acidocaldarius DSM 446 includes the following:
- a CDS encoding sensor histidine kinase has translation MFRKTALRLVLLYTVVFAGILLLFSAVVYAFTDHRVRADEIATMSTAAANLRACRDEQILPGDRDDGEASPLHRGHSSGPGPDGDRLLAEVDETREQHLVYVLLSGTRVVLQTPAGSLTASEASIVARDGLGARPRGVSVAGVPYLGMKVELPRPVRIGDASANAAVILYNRAQDVAFLRELLTILSVSAGFFAVASAGVGFALASRALRPIRRSFEEQRRFVAHASHELRTPLAVMRLQIDRMFRHPGETILDMSEVIASLARETSRLQRLVNDLLTLAKADEGEAVLRLRPVDLATIAREAALRFAPLAEEKGVQLRVSAAETPIVADPDRLLELLSILVDNAIAFTPAGGWVEIDAHASGSAAVLAVRDTGRGIPPEHLPRVFDRFYQADPSRTTRGAGLGLSIAKWIAEAHGGQIRIFSPGSHGTGTEVEVRLPQSRSAEPGRGRFARLLAICYKKNSS, from the coding sequence GTGTTTCGAAAGACTGCGTTGCGCCTCGTGCTCCTCTATACGGTCGTATTCGCGGGCATTCTCCTGCTGTTCAGCGCCGTCGTCTACGCGTTCACCGACCACCGCGTGCGCGCGGACGAGATCGCCACGATGAGCACTGCCGCGGCCAACCTGCGCGCGTGCCGTGACGAACAGATCCTGCCGGGCGATCGCGACGACGGCGAGGCTTCGCCGCTTCACCGAGGCCATTCGTCCGGCCCGGGGCCTGACGGAGATCGATTGCTCGCGGAGGTGGATGAGACCCGTGAACAACACCTCGTGTACGTGCTGCTCTCGGGAACGCGGGTCGTGTTGCAGACGCCGGCCGGAAGCCTCACGGCGTCCGAAGCTTCCATCGTGGCCAGGGACGGGCTCGGCGCGCGGCCCCGCGGGGTGAGCGTCGCGGGCGTGCCGTATCTGGGGATGAAAGTGGAACTGCCTCGGCCAGTTCGAATCGGCGATGCGTCGGCGAATGCCGCCGTCATCCTCTACAACAGGGCTCAGGATGTCGCCTTCTTGCGCGAGCTTTTGACCATCCTCAGTGTCTCGGCTGGTTTTTTCGCCGTGGCGTCTGCTGGCGTGGGCTTCGCGCTCGCCTCCCGCGCGCTTCGCCCCATTCGCCGAAGCTTCGAAGAACAGCGGAGGTTCGTCGCCCACGCGTCGCATGAGCTTCGCACGCCGCTCGCCGTCATGCGGCTGCAAATCGACCGCATGTTTCGCCATCCGGGGGAGACCATCTTGGATATGAGCGAGGTCATCGCCTCGCTCGCCCGAGAGACGAGCCGGCTGCAGAGGCTGGTGAACGACCTGCTCACGCTCGCCAAGGCCGACGAGGGCGAGGCGGTGCTGCGGCTTAGGCCGGTCGATCTCGCCACCATCGCGCGGGAGGCCGCGCTCAGGTTCGCGCCGCTCGCCGAAGAGAAGGGCGTCCAGCTCCGCGTGTCGGCTGCCGAGACGCCCATTGTCGCGGATCCGGATCGGCTTCTCGAGCTCCTCAGCATCTTGGTCGACAACGCCATCGCGTTCACGCCCGCTGGCGGTTGGGTGGAGATAGACGCCCACGCATCCGGCAGCGCCGCGGTTCTCGCCGTCAGGGACACGGGCCGGGGGATTCCTCCAGAACATCTGCCTCGCGTGTTCGACCGGTTTTATCAGGCCGATCCGTCCCGCACCACGCGCGGGGCGGGTCTCGGCCTGTCCATCGCGAAGTGGATTGCCGAGGCCCACGGGGGGCAGATCCGCATCTTCAGCCCTGGCTCGCACGGCACAGGGACGGAGGTCGAAGTGCGCCTGCCCCAGAGCCGTTCTGCAGAGCCCGGGAGGGGCCGTTTTGCCCGCCTGCTCGCCATATGCTATAAAAAGAATAGTTCTTAA
- a CDS encoding response regulator transcription factor, producing the protein MRILLVEDDRGLSDALAELLREESFQVDVAHDGEEGLYLAETAVYDALVVDVMLPGLSGYDLVRTLRDKRVHVPVLFLTALGDVDHRVQGLNAGGDDYLPKPFATEEFLARLRALLRRNRELGTDMTLRSGLLVLDPLARRAAFGNEPIKLSDKEFDLLEYLLSHRGQILMRERIFNRVWGIDSDVMDTTVDLYVHYLRKKLQPFGYDTAIRTVRNVGYMWSDP; encoded by the coding sequence ATGCGCATTCTCCTCGTTGAAGACGACCGGGGCCTGAGTGATGCACTCGCGGAACTCCTACGAGAGGAGTCGTTCCAGGTCGATGTGGCGCATGACGGCGAGGAGGGTCTTTACCTCGCGGAGACCGCGGTGTACGACGCGCTCGTGGTCGACGTCATGCTGCCCGGCCTGTCGGGTTACGATCTCGTCCGCACCTTGAGGGACAAGCGCGTGCACGTGCCCGTTCTATTCCTCACGGCCCTGGGCGACGTCGATCACCGCGTTCAGGGGCTCAACGCCGGCGGGGATGACTACCTGCCGAAGCCGTTCGCCACCGAGGAGTTTCTTGCCCGGCTGCGCGCCCTGTTGCGCCGCAACCGGGAATTGGGGACGGACATGACGCTGCGGTCAGGTCTCCTCGTCTTGGATCCGCTCGCCCGACGTGCGGCGTTTGGAAATGAGCCCATCAAGCTCAGCGACAAGGAATTCGATCTGCTCGAATACCTGCTCAGCCACCGCGGACAGATTCTCATGCGCGAACGGATCTTCAATCGCGTATGGGGAATCGATTCCGACGTGATGGACACGACCGTGGACCTGTACGTCCATTACCTGCGAAAGAAGCTTCAGCCGTTCGGCTACGATACCGCCATTCGCACGGTCCGCAACGTCGGATACATGTGGAGTGATCCGTGA
- a CDS encoding DUF2231 domain-containing protein, with protein MSGLEHLLPSTIHPMVVHFTIAVAYLAGAAGLVGAVRQTSFWSRAFLYLLLLGILATASAAVAGVVSESYLSRIPEQVAPMLHTHKEDGLWTGVFQVVAAALQLALGTRRDRVSWLAAASAILACVFVTLAGHLGGTMVYQYGLGVKA; from the coding sequence TTGTCGGGGCTCGAGCATCTACTCCCAAGCACGATTCATCCCATGGTGGTGCATTTCACCATCGCCGTCGCGTATCTCGCCGGGGCCGCAGGGCTCGTGGGCGCCGTGCGCCAGACGTCGTTTTGGTCCCGCGCCTTCCTGTACCTTCTCCTGCTCGGCATCCTGGCCACGGCGTCGGCGGCCGTCGCCGGCGTCGTGAGCGAGTCCTATCTATCGAGGATTCCCGAGCAGGTCGCGCCGATGCTGCACACGCACAAGGAGGACGGGTTGTGGACGGGTGTCTTCCAGGTGGTGGCTGCGGCCCTTCAGCTCGCACTAGGAACGAGGCGCGATCGCGTCTCATGGCTCGCGGCGGCTTCCGCGATCCTCGCCTGCGTCTTCGTCACGTTGGCGGGCCACCTCGGTGGCACGATGGTGTACCAATACGGGCTCGGAGTCAAGGCCTGA
- a CDS encoding GNAT family N-acetyltransferase, translated as MATEWVISRLGEAERAAWVNVVESVGWRFVPAEIDLFFAAGEAWGAYVDGQLAGVASVYRYGENLAWLGNVAILPHLQRRGIGSKLVDHVLRHLEVEAGDVPVGLVARKELAPLYVRFGFRAVGEIVRLEADRVLVPHLPQEPLSAEGQGDAWLDDACRLDRHAFGADRSELFGRVVRAADKVIAVRDEAGKAQGMGVALPSETGMRVGPIVAQNDIMALNLMHLLAEDVEGPVVMDVPAERASFLHRLRKLGFEDQSSSVIMLRGAPRLPGHRQYLYALLRPAFG; from the coding sequence ATGGCAACGGAATGGGTGATTTCTCGCCTGGGTGAGGCGGAACGCGCCGCGTGGGTGAACGTGGTGGAATCGGTGGGCTGGCGGTTTGTTCCCGCCGAGATCGACCTCTTCTTCGCCGCTGGCGAGGCGTGGGGCGCGTACGTGGATGGGCAACTCGCGGGCGTCGCAAGCGTGTATCGATACGGCGAAAACCTTGCGTGGCTCGGGAACGTGGCGATTTTGCCCCATCTCCAGCGCAGGGGAATCGGCAGCAAACTGGTCGATCACGTCCTGCGCCACCTTGAGGTGGAGGCGGGGGACGTGCCTGTTGGGCTGGTGGCCCGAAAGGAACTCGCGCCGCTCTACGTTCGGTTCGGTTTCCGCGCCGTGGGCGAGATCGTGCGCCTAGAGGCGGATCGGGTGCTCGTCCCGCATCTGCCACAGGAGCCGCTTTCGGCGGAAGGGCAGGGCGACGCGTGGCTCGACGATGCGTGTCGCCTGGATCGGCACGCCTTCGGAGCCGACCGCTCGGAACTTTTTGGGCGCGTGGTTCGCGCGGCGGACAAGGTCATCGCGGTTCGGGACGAGGCTGGGAAAGCCCAGGGCATGGGCGTGGCGCTCCCGTCGGAAACCGGGATGAGGGTGGGGCCCATCGTGGCGCAAAACGACATCATGGCGCTGAACCTCATGCACCTGTTGGCGGAAGATGTGGAGGGGCCCGTCGTGATGGATGTGCCGGCCGAACGGGCTTCCTTCCTGCATCGGCTGCGCAAGCTCGGCTTTGAGGACCAGTCTTCCTCGGTCATCATGCTGCGCGGCGCGCCCAGGCTTCCCGGCCATCGACAATACCTATACGCCCTGCTGCGGCCTGCGTTCGGATGA
- a CDS encoding arginase family protein, protein MSTRSPGVTVLHLDESLSVQSLPLPPEHEVVQLDDIPGTHGMCDPFAARAIERRLERRTYRGVTLIGSGTHHYVTYFLLRECREPFSLVLFDHHTDCASEPPLLSCGNWVRRALFRIQKLRRVVIVGARDARDLRDLGRRHGDVTLVDERELSRLSAPRKLAERVLEAAGRYPVYISIDKDVLDPADAATDWDGGSMRLRTLLYALVALRRHRRILGVDLCGEWPVSPIGVVSARSLREIRKNEVANRAILRALRSG, encoded by the coding sequence TTGTCGACGCGAAGCCCTGGCGTCACCGTTCTTCACCTGGACGAAAGCCTGTCCGTTCAGTCGCTCCCACTCCCGCCAGAGCACGAAGTCGTACAACTGGACGACATCCCGGGAACGCACGGCATGTGCGATCCGTTTGCCGCGCGCGCCATCGAGCGGCGCCTAGAGCGGCGGACCTATCGCGGTGTGACGCTGATCGGCAGTGGCACGCACCACTATGTCACATACTTCCTTCTTCGCGAATGCCGAGAGCCGTTCTCGCTCGTGCTGTTCGACCACCACACCGACTGCGCGTCCGAACCGCCACTTCTGTCCTGCGGAAACTGGGTCAGGCGTGCGCTCTTTCGAATCCAAAAACTCCGCCGAGTCGTCATCGTGGGCGCCCGCGACGCACGCGACTTGCGCGATCTCGGCCGACGCCATGGCGACGTCACCCTCGTCGACGAACGTGAGCTCTCGCGGCTGTCGGCGCCGCGGAAGCTTGCCGAACGGGTGCTGGAAGCCGCAGGCCGTTATCCGGTCTACATCAGCATCGATAAAGACGTCCTGGACCCGGCCGACGCGGCCACCGACTGGGATGGAGGCAGCATGCGCCTCAGGACGCTTCTGTACGCGCTCGTCGCCCTTCGGCGTCATCGGCGCATCCTGGGCGTCGACCTGTGCGGCGAGTGGCCCGTCTCGCCCATCGGCGTGGTGAGCGCCCGATCCCTTCGGGAGATCCGAAAAAACGAGGTCGCCAACCGCGCCATTCTCCGCGCCCTGCGATCCGGCTGA
- a CDS encoding Nif3-like dinuclear metal center hexameric protein, translated as MKVTVADVMRAMDVIAPPHMAMEGDRIGLQLGDPGRPVEKLVVTLEVTPSVADRAVAWGADMIVAHHALLFRPLSEIRWDKPRQAMVAKLVARQIAFFAAHTNLDCAPGGVNDVIAERLGLLHPELLEVTGRDKLVKLVVFVPMSHVDTVRQALGDAGAGHIGGYSHCTFGSPGTGSFKPGPGTNPYIGEEGKLELVDEVRLETIAYEGDLGRIVANMLAVHPYEEVAYDVYPLAVPGRPFGIGRVGTLAEPMELEAFVDQVRRAFHLPHLRYAGHPRARVQKVAVLGGSGSGWIPHALAHGADVLVTADVSHHQAADAVHDGLAIVDVPHAALEAPVCEGVARRLRDALGSAVQVRVDVEGIDPWRFV; from the coding sequence ATGAAGGTGACGGTTGCCGACGTCATGCGGGCCATGGATGTCATCGCGCCGCCGCACATGGCGATGGAGGGGGACCGCATTGGGCTTCAACTGGGCGATCCCGGCCGGCCCGTCGAGAAGCTCGTGGTGACGCTCGAGGTGACGCCATCGGTGGCGGATCGCGCCGTCGCATGGGGGGCGGATATGATCGTCGCGCACCATGCGCTTCTCTTTCGCCCGCTGTCCGAAATTCGCTGGGACAAGCCGCGCCAGGCCATGGTCGCGAAGCTCGTCGCGCGCCAAATCGCGTTCTTTGCGGCACACACCAATCTCGACTGCGCCCCCGGTGGCGTGAACGACGTGATCGCCGAGAGGCTGGGCCTCCTCCATCCGGAACTGCTCGAGGTCACGGGGCGCGATAAGCTGGTCAAACTGGTCGTGTTCGTGCCGATGTCGCATGTGGACACGGTTCGCCAGGCGCTCGGCGACGCAGGGGCGGGCCACATCGGCGGGTATTCCCACTGCACCTTCGGCTCGCCGGGGACGGGATCGTTCAAGCCGGGGCCCGGCACCAACCCGTACATCGGGGAGGAGGGCAAGCTCGAGCTCGTGGATGAGGTGCGGCTCGAGACCATCGCCTATGAAGGCGATCTCGGCCGCATCGTGGCGAACATGCTGGCGGTGCACCCGTACGAGGAGGTGGCGTACGACGTGTATCCGCTCGCGGTCCCGGGCCGCCCGTTCGGAATCGGGCGCGTGGGGACGCTAGCCGAACCGATGGAGCTCGAGGCCTTTGTGGATCAGGTGAGGCGCGCCTTTCACCTGCCTCACCTTCGGTACGCTGGCCATCCGCGGGCGCGCGTGCAGAAGGTCGCCGTGCTCGGGGGTTCTGGAAGTGGATGGATTCCACACGCCTTGGCGCACGGCGCCGATGTCCTCGTCACCGCGGACGTGTCGCACCATCAGGCGGCGGACGCCGTGCACGACGGGCTCGCCATTGTCGACGTGCCGCACGCGGCGCTCGAGGCGCCGGTTTGCGAAGGAGTGGCCCGGAGGCTGCGCGATGCGCTGGGTTCGGCGGTGCAGGTCCGCGTCGACGTCGAAGGCATCGATCCGTGGCGCTTCGTGTGA
- a CDS encoding tRNA (adenine(22)-N(1))-methyltransferase has product MAMDLGPRLRAVAQLALPCETLADIGTDHAYLPLFALEAGMVHRAIATDVREGPLSRARAHLAARGLLPRVSLRLGDGLEPLQVGEADVIVSAGLGGRAQADMIERREDVARSARRLVFQPMGGGHVLRQTLYRLGFHLAAEVAVCEADKPYEIIGAEYRGGPDPAYAVALAALCDRGLRPDEAWEALWMVGPLLCRTNNHCLRRRIEDESSRTRRAMARVERAGNPASHAAQLEMLARRQKIWSTLMDMWEEDGT; this is encoded by the coding sequence ATGGCCATGGATTTGGGCCCGCGCCTCAGAGCCGTGGCGCAGCTGGCGCTCCCGTGTGAAACCCTTGCCGATATCGGCACCGACCACGCTTATTTGCCTCTGTTCGCTCTGGAAGCGGGCATGGTCCATCGTGCCATCGCGACGGACGTGCGCGAAGGGCCGCTGTCCCGCGCCCGGGCTCATCTGGCCGCCCGTGGGCTTCTCCCGCGCGTATCCCTTCGCCTTGGGGACGGCCTCGAGCCGCTTCAAGTCGGCGAAGCCGACGTGATTGTGTCGGCGGGGCTCGGCGGGCGTGCGCAGGCGGACATGATCGAACGGCGCGAAGATGTCGCCCGTTCGGCGCGCCGGCTGGTGTTCCAGCCGATGGGGGGTGGCCACGTCTTGCGGCAGACGCTGTATCGCCTTGGGTTTCATCTCGCCGCGGAGGTGGCGGTCTGCGAAGCGGACAAGCCGTACGAGATCATCGGCGCGGAATACCGGGGCGGGCCGGATCCTGCCTACGCAGTCGCACTTGCGGCGCTGTGCGATCGCGGCCTCAGGCCGGACGAAGCGTGGGAGGCGCTCTGGATGGTCGGGCCGCTCCTGTGTCGAACGAACAACCACTGCCTTCGCCGCCGGATCGAAGACGAGAGCAGCCGGACGCGGCGGGCCATGGCGCGCGTCGAGCGTGCGGGAAACCCCGCGTCGCACGCGGCTCAGCTCGAGATGCTCGCCAGGCGGCAAAAGATCTGGAGCACACTGATGGACATGTGGGAGGAGGATGGCACATGA
- a CDS encoding YdcF family protein, which produces MAWLWMCLLACGVAALGSLAFLLRFAVRLKHEGRSHRPQKSDVGVVLGAYTDGYEPSHPLVARLRAAIALYRQGYIRAIIVSGGQGENETVSEARSMKRFLVMNGIPSDAVHEERMSTNTWENLYHSSAIMRDRGYRTAVIITSDYHLPRALAVARMMGMEATGCGAASTKGEFRAAVREVFAHIEYMLRGRQAPFWKA; this is translated from the coding sequence TTGGCCTGGTTGTGGATGTGCCTGTTGGCGTGTGGGGTGGCGGCCCTGGGGTCGCTCGCGTTTCTGCTTCGGTTTGCCGTGCGGCTGAAACACGAAGGACGGTCCCATCGGCCGCAGAAGAGCGATGTGGGCGTGGTGCTCGGCGCGTACACGGACGGCTATGAGCCGAGCCACCCGCTTGTGGCCAGGCTTCGAGCCGCCATCGCGCTCTATCGCCAGGGCTATATCCGAGCCATCATCGTCAGTGGCGGTCAGGGGGAGAACGAGACCGTTTCCGAGGCGCGGAGCATGAAGCGCTTCCTCGTCATGAACGGCATCCCCTCCGATGCGGTGCACGAAGAGAGGATGTCCACCAACACGTGGGAGAACTTGTACCACAGCAGCGCCATCATGCGCGACCGAGGGTACCGGACGGCGGTCATCATCACGTCGGACTATCATCTCCCTCGGGCGCTCGCCGTCGCCCGCATGATGGGCATGGAGGCGACCGGCTGCGGCGCCGCATCCACCAAGGGGGAGTTTCGCGCGGCCGTGCGCGAGGTGTTTGCGCACATCGAATACATGTTGCGGGGAAGACAGGCCCCGTTTTGGAAAGCGTAG
- the rpoD gene encoding RNA polymerase sigma factor RpoD, producing MAKTNDEIRDEDQGITLQEAKQQLIELGKKQGSLTYEEISDRLSSFDMDADAMDDFFEQLAELGIDVVNERDEEGGREDDDYDLDDLSVPPGVKISDPVRMYLKEIGRVPLLSAQEEIELAKRIEQGDEEAKQRLAEANLRLVVSIAKRYVGRGMLFLDLIQEGNLGLLKAVEKFDYRKGYKFSTYATWWIRQAITRAIADQARTIRIPVHMVETINKLIRVSRQLLQELGREPTPEEIAAEMDLTPEKVREIQKIAQEPVSLETPIGEEDDSHLGDFIPDDEAPAPADAAAYELLKEQLEDVLDTLTEREENVLRLRFGLDDGRTRTLEEVGKVFGVTRERIRQIEAKALRKLRHPSRSKRLKDFLE from the coding sequence ATGGCGAAGACGAATGACGAAATTCGCGACGAGGATCAGGGTATCACCCTTCAAGAAGCCAAGCAGCAATTGATCGAACTGGGCAAAAAGCAAGGCTCGTTGACATATGAGGAGATCTCGGATCGGCTCAGCTCGTTCGACATGGACGCCGACGCGATGGACGATTTCTTTGAACAGTTAGCGGAACTCGGGATCGACGTCGTGAACGAGCGGGACGAAGAGGGCGGCCGCGAGGACGACGATTACGATCTCGACGATCTCTCCGTTCCGCCCGGCGTCAAGATTTCCGATCCGGTCCGGATGTACCTGAAGGAGATTGGGCGCGTGCCGCTCTTGTCGGCCCAAGAGGAGATTGAGCTCGCGAAGCGCATTGAGCAGGGAGACGAAGAGGCGAAGCAGCGCTTGGCGGAGGCCAACCTGCGCCTTGTCGTCAGCATCGCGAAGCGATACGTCGGACGCGGTATGCTGTTTCTCGACCTGATCCAGGAGGGCAACCTCGGGTTGCTCAAGGCGGTCGAGAAGTTTGACTACCGGAAGGGTTACAAGTTCAGCACGTACGCGACGTGGTGGATCCGGCAGGCCATCACGCGGGCCATCGCCGATCAGGCGCGGACCATCCGCATTCCGGTGCACATGGTGGAGACCATCAACAAGCTGATCCGCGTGTCCCGGCAGCTGCTCCAGGAATTGGGGCGTGAGCCCACGCCGGAGGAGATTGCCGCCGAGATGGACCTGACGCCGGAGAAGGTGCGCGAGATTCAGAAGATCGCACAGGAACCTGTGTCGCTGGAGACGCCCATTGGCGAGGAGGACGACTCGCACCTCGGCGATTTCATCCCGGACGACGAGGCGCCCGCTCCCGCCGACGCGGCGGCTTACGAGCTCTTGAAGGAGCAGTTGGAGGACGTGCTGGACACGCTCACGGAGCGCGAGGAAAACGTGCTGCGGTTGCGCTTCGGACTGGATGACGGCCGCACGCGCACCCTCGAAGAAGTCGGGAAGGTGTTCGGGGTGACGCGGGAACGGATCCGCCAAATTGAGGCGAAGGCGCTGCGCAAGCTGCGCCATCCGAGCCGAAGCAAGCGGCTCAAGGACTTCCTCGAGTGA
- the dnaG gene encoding DNA primase produces the protein MNVPETFIDTLRQKVDIVEVISEYVPLRKSGRSYVGLCPFHNERTPSFSVSPERQVYHCFGCGAGGTVFRFLMDIEGISFAETVTLLAERCGIPLPDSLHAPAPRSPRLERYRQAHDLAAKAFNHILMNTDAGVQALHYLLSRGISRTTMATFQLGYAPPSGRAMMSFLQQKGFSAEELIACGLAVDLGGELVDRFRGRVIIPIADRRGQVVAFGARALDDDAKPKYLNSPEYELFHKGRMLFNVHRARKAIRRERRALLLEGYMDVLAVAQAGIECAVATLGTSLTEEQAQLLKADCDKVVIAYDGDEAGRKATVRAIEVLEQAGVTPVVLRLPDGMDPDEYIRAHGARAFERMLSESTWTAVQFLIEDMRARAEWVSPAGRTEFLRQVLRLLAERASPVEQEYQLRNLSQEFNLSVETLKEEMRGFAKPLRRRSPPREEVTPWVNSPRAAKGKDQVSLRILQAALFSQEAAEYLMEKGVTELAHPLHTALLSHVYSWRLEQPGQPPSAFIDRLEDEELVRLASSLLFDEPPEITVELVEDYLRALELFRLEQELKEKVRAWNEAEAAGDQEKSREIKLQVEWIQSQMATMKQPRALHAE, from the coding sequence ATGAACGTTCCAGAGACGTTCATAGACACGCTGCGCCAGAAGGTCGACATCGTCGAAGTCATCAGTGAATACGTGCCCCTGCGCAAATCAGGGCGCTCGTATGTCGGGCTTTGCCCATTCCACAATGAGCGCACGCCCTCGTTCTCCGTATCACCCGAACGCCAAGTGTATCATTGTTTCGGATGCGGGGCTGGTGGCACCGTATTCCGGTTTCTCATGGACATCGAGGGCATCTCGTTTGCAGAGACGGTGACGCTGCTCGCCGAGCGCTGCGGAATCCCTCTGCCCGATTCGCTCCACGCGCCCGCTCCGCGCTCGCCGAGGCTCGAGCGGTATCGGCAGGCGCACGATCTGGCTGCAAAAGCGTTCAACCACATTCTAATGAATACAGATGCTGGAGTGCAAGCCCTTCACTATCTTCTTTCGCGCGGAATTTCACGCACGACCATGGCGACCTTCCAATTGGGCTACGCGCCCCCGTCCGGCCGGGCCATGATGTCGTTTCTTCAACAGAAGGGCTTTTCGGCCGAGGAGCTCATCGCCTGTGGGCTTGCGGTCGATCTCGGCGGCGAATTGGTGGATCGGTTCCGCGGCCGCGTGATCATTCCCATCGCGGATCGGCGAGGACAGGTCGTCGCCTTCGGCGCGCGGGCGCTCGATGACGATGCCAAGCCCAAGTACCTGAATTCGCCTGAGTATGAACTGTTTCACAAGGGCAGGATGCTCTTCAATGTTCATCGCGCTCGAAAAGCGATTCGCCGGGAGCGGAGGGCGCTGTTGCTCGAAGGCTACATGGATGTCCTGGCGGTTGCGCAGGCGGGCATCGAGTGCGCGGTTGCGACGCTCGGCACCAGTCTGACGGAAGAACAGGCCCAGTTGTTAAAGGCCGACTGCGACAAGGTCGTGATCGCGTACGACGGCGATGAGGCCGGGCGCAAGGCGACGGTCCGCGCCATCGAGGTCCTCGAGCAGGCGGGCGTCACGCCTGTGGTGCTGCGGCTGCCGGACGGCATGGATCCGGACGAATACATCCGGGCGCACGGCGCGCGGGCGTTCGAACGCATGCTGTCCGAATCGACGTGGACCGCGGTTCAGTTCTTGATCGAGGACATGCGCGCTCGAGCGGAATGGGTGAGCCCCGCCGGCCGAACCGAGTTCTTGCGCCAGGTGCTGCGGTTGCTCGCGGAGCGAGCGAGCCCGGTGGAGCAGGAATATCAGTTGCGAAATTTGTCACAGGAATTTAACCTCTCTGTCGAAACGTTGAAGGAGGAGATGCGCGGTTTCGCGAAACCATTAAGGCGTCGTTCTCCTCCGAGAGAAGAGGTCACGCCGTGGGTGAACTCGCCGCGCGCCGCCAAGGGAAAGGATCAGGTGAGCCTTCGCATCCTCCAAGCTGCGTTGTTCAGCCAGGAGGCGGCAGAGTACCTGATGGAAAAGGGTGTCACCGAGCTCGCCCATCCGCTGCACACGGCGCTTTTGTCGCACGTGTATTCCTGGCGGCTCGAGCAGCCGGGACAACCGCCATCGGCGTTCATCGATCGCCTCGAGGATGAGGAGTTGGTTCGCCTGGCTTCTTCGCTCCTGTTTGATGAACCTCCCGAGATCACGGTGGAGCTCGTGGAGGATTACCTGAGGGCGCTCGAGCTCTTCAGGTTGGAACAGGAGCTGAAGGAAAAGGTGCGCGCGTGGAACGAGGCCGAGGCGGCTGGCGACCAAGAGAAGAGTAGAGAGATCAAGCTGCAAGTGGAGTGGATTCAGAGCCAGATGGCAACCATGAAGCAGCCCCGCGCGCTCCACGCCGAATGA
- the recO gene encoding DNA repair protein RecO: protein MTVIWTTEAVVVRVVRYGERDAILTLLTETGLVTAMARGGARPVGRLSAAARLCAQGTYVLYQGRGMGDVRQAEIARQRRALHEDVVKAAYAAYLCDLASRAIPERPDAPPAAYRQFVAVLDGLEADRVPADVLARAFELKVCAWLGVGPDWRVCIRCGAPLVETGEAPRYDPREGGLICPRCASLAGLDAVRGWPVPRKTSAVLHLLAHADIAKLHRVDLSGAMRDALSRILAHQLREFAGVGGRARQVLDEIVASLPDPPAEGHGDLDT, encoded by the coding sequence GTGACGGTGATATGGACGACAGAGGCCGTCGTGGTGCGCGTCGTGCGCTACGGCGAGCGCGACGCCATCCTGACGCTCCTGACCGAAACTGGGCTCGTGACGGCCATGGCGCGAGGTGGCGCGAGGCCGGTCGGGCGGCTGTCGGCGGCCGCGCGCTTGTGTGCACAAGGGACGTACGTGCTGTATCAAGGGCGAGGCATGGGCGACGTGCGGCAGGCCGAGATCGCCCGCCAGCGCCGCGCCCTGCACGAGGACGTGGTCAAGGCGGCCTACGCCGCGTATTTGTGCGATCTCGCCAGCCGCGCCATTCCGGAGCGGCCCGACGCGCCCCCGGCGGCCTACCGGCAGTTTGTGGCGGTGTTGGATGGGCTGGAGGCGGATCGAGTGCCCGCGGACGTGCTCGCGCGCGCGTTTGAGCTGAAGGTGTGCGCGTGGCTCGGCGTGGGGCCGGACTGGCGCGTGTGCATTCGGTGCGGAGCGCCGCTCGTAGAAACCGGCGAGGCGCCTCGATACGATCCGCGCGAGGGCGGGCTCATCTGTCCTAGGTGCGCGAGCCTGGCGGGCCTTGATGCGGTTCGAGGGTGGCCGGTGCCGCGCAAGACCTCGGCCGTCCTCCACCTGTTGGCTCACGCCGACATCGCGAAACTTCATCGAGTCGATCTTTCTGGCGCCATGCGGGATGCGCTCTCGCGCATTCTCGCACATCAACTTCGGGAATTCGCAGGCGTGGGAGGGCGTGCGCGCCAAGTGCTCGACGAGATCGTGGCGTCGCTTCCCGACCCTCCTGCCGAAGGTCACGGCGATCTCGACACATAA
- a CDS encoding YqzL family protein has protein sequence MRDITWKVFELTGDVYAYLLYRACQQAEQLADDEQPAEEDELHQDSHFQASLKG, from the coding sequence ATGCGTGATATCACGTGGAAGGTATTCGAGCTCACCGGAGATGTGTACGCGTACCTCCTGTATCGGGCCTGTCAACAGGCAGAACAACTCGCGGACGATGAACAACCGGCGGAGGAAGACGAGCTCCATCAGGATTCGCATTTCCAGGCGTCGCTGAAGGGCTGA